CGGTTTCGCAGCAAACAGCTACCACAGCACCGTAAGTGCCATCAGCGGCGAGTTTGCCGAAAACATAACCTTCTTTCGCTTCACGGTCCTGGCGATTGGCTGCGATCTTCTGACCCTTCTTACGGAGCAGGTCGATTGCTGCTTCGAAATCGCCATTGGCTTCGGTCAGGGCTTTCTTGCAATCCATCATGCCTGCGCCGGTCATCTGGCGCAGCTTGTTCACGTCGGAAGCGGATATTGCGACGGTAGACATTGTGGGGTTCTTTCTCTTAGGGGTTAATGAATGATCACTTCTCTTCGGAAGTCTCAGCGGAAGCGGCCGTTGCGCCTTCTCCCGTCTCTTCTTCCTTCTCCTTATCCATCTCCTTGTCCATCTTGCGCTCGGAGAGGCCTTCTTCGATGGCTTTCACCATGGTCTCCACGATAAGGGAGATCGACTTGGTAGCATCGTCGTTGGCCGGGATGGCGAAATCAACCTGCGAAGGATCCGTGTTGGTATCCGTGATGGCGAAGGTCGGGATGTTCAGCTTCTGTGCTTCGGCAACCGCGATGTGCTCCTTGTTGATGTCGATGATGAAGAGGGCGGCGGGCAGACGACCGAGGTCGGAGATGCTGCCGAGGAATTTCTCCATTTTCGACTTGGCGCGGGTGATCATCAGGCGCTCCTTCTTGGAGATGTTGGCGAAGGTGCCATCGGTCTCCATTTTCTCATACTGGCCCATCTTCTTCACCGACTTCCGTACGGTAGCGAAGTTGGTCAGCATGCCGCCAGGCCAGCGTTCTACGATGAACGGCATGTTCACCTTGCCGGCGGCGTTGGCTACGATCTCTTTCGCCTGCTTTTTGGTGGCGACGAAGAGGATCTTCTTGCCCGACTTGGCGATCTGCTTCAGGGCTGCAGCGGCTTCATCGACTTTGGCAACGGTCTTGTTGAGGTCGATGATGTGGATACCACGGGCTTCCATGAAGATGTACGGAGCCATTTTGGGGTTCCACTTGCTCTTCAGATGGCCGAAATGTGCGCCGGCCTCCAGCAGGTCTTGGTAAGTAACGCGGGACATGTGTTGTGTTGTCTGTTTGATAAGTTGAATGGGAAGGACGGTAGTACGTCCTTCCCGGTGTTGATCTGGATTAACGCTTGCTGAACTGGAAGCGCTTACGTGCCTTGCGCTGACCCGGCTTCTTCCGTTCTACCATGCGCGGGTCGCGGGTCATGAGGCCCTCTTTCCGCAGCGGGGATTTGTTCTCTTCACTCACCTTCACCAGCGCGCGGGCAATGCCCAGGCGGATGGCTTCGGCCTGGCCACGGATTCCTCCGCCCATCACGTTGACCGTGACATCGAAATTTTCTTTCGCGTTCACGACCGACTGGGCGTGGGTCACGATGTATTGCAGCGGACCTACCGGGAAGTACTCCTTGAAGTCGCGGTTGTTGATCTTGATGTCGCCGTTGCCCGGAGTCAGGTAAACACGGGCTACAGAGGTCTTTCTTCTACCGATTGCGTGAATCATTGGAACGGATTATTCAGGGAAATGGATCAGGCGATTTTGATTTGCTTGGGCTGTTGACCGGCATGAGGATGCGCGGTGCCGGCGTAAACGTGCAGGTTACGGAAAAGCTCGCGACCCAGACGGTTCTTCGGAAGCATGCCGCGAATGGCGTGCTCGAGTACGCGCTCCGGAAAACGGTTCAATACGTCCTTCGGCGTAGCGAAACGCTGTCCGCCCGGATAACCGGTGTAACGTACGTAGGTCTTGTCAACCAGTTTGTTGCCCGTGAAGCGGACTTTATCAGCATTGATGATCACGACGTTGTCGCCGCAATCTACGTGCGGGGTGTAGGACGGCTTGGTCTTACCGCGAAGGATCATCGCTACCTGGGTGGAAAGACGACCGACGACCATATCCGTCGCGTCGATCAGGACCCATTCTTTCTTCACGGTCTTCGCATTGGCCGAAACCGTTTTATAACTCACAGCGTTCACTTTCCGTTGATTTTTAAGGGTTTTCTAAATCGATCGGGTTTCCCCGAAGGGGTTGCAAAAGTACGAGATTTTTCCGTACCTCCAAACTGTGATTAAAAAAGGTATCAGGAGGAAAATGTGAATGAGCGGGCGTGCACTTGTAGCACCCTTAAAAGGCCATACCCAGGGCCAATCCGACAAACGGGTTGATCTCGTATTCCCGAAGGCTTTTAACAGCCAATGGGGTGAAAGCTATCCGGCCAAAAAGGCCATTTTTACGCTGATATCGCAATCCGAGCAAGGCGGAATAGATCAGTTCCGCCTTCCCTTCCTGCGGAAACGCGGGGGTGATGCCCCATCCCATTTCGAATTTGTACAAGCGGCCGGTAACCACCGAAGCTGTGATCGGGATCGTGAATTCCGGGTCTTTATCCGGATAAATCCCGGCCCCGATCCGAATATGGACCGCCAGTGGGGCCAAGGCATCTTTATAAATCCGGTAATCGCCATTGACCGAAAGGATGCCCGAACCGCCGATTTCACCAAAAAATGCCCATTTTGAGTCACCCAACTCCTCTTCTATACGCAAACGGCGAACTAACAACGGGTCGTCCGAACGGCTGGGTCGTTCAAACTGCTCTATTTTACCGTTTTGAAAATGAATGGATTGTAGGTCTAGACGGCTGACTGCCCGGTCCGGCTCGTTCGATGTCCCCAGGAGATTATAGCGAATGGTGAATTCCCCGACTTCCAGTACCCTGGCCACCTCCCGCTTACCATTCCGGTAAACGAGCGTATCCTGTGCTGATACCTGAAGAATATACAGCAAGGCGACCAGGAGGAAACAAAGGGTACGTTTCATGACGAACGGTCTCGTTTTTCCGGATCATACGCGTCCAACATCCGGAACACCGGATAAGCCCGGAAGAAGAAGCCAGCCGAAAGTGTTCCAATGAGCAACAGCGGGATCCAACTGTCGCCCAATTGCATCAAGAGGAACAGGAAAAATGTGCCGAGGAAAAAAGCATAGACGATCAGGCTGAACAGTTCGACTTTCAGGGCCGGAAGTCCGCTTCGCTTCGCTTTGGCAATTCGCAACACGATCACCGCGGCCAGAAAGGCCAACAATAAGTAAGGTATCCAGGCTTTTTCCATGGGCTGACGATCGACAAAGCTAAGCAGAGATTCGGAGGAGTACGAACAGTTCCGCCTGCTTCGTCTCATTCTGATCATCGTATGATTATTCCACAATTATTCAGGCATTCAGCAGGGACGGAAACCTTTCGGCACCTTTGTTTGTCTTCTTACCGTGCAACACCCGGCACCTGTTCTCATTACCGGCGGATCCGGTCTCATCGGATCCGCGATCACCGAAGCCTTGACCCACGACCGGATTCCGGTGCGCTGGTATAGCCGGCAAAAGCTTCAGCCGTCCTCCGGCGTGCAGGTGTTTGCATGGAATCCTGCCAACGGTAGTGCAGATGCTGCCGCGCTCACCGGCGTCGAGACGATCATCCACCTGGCCGGAGCCGGCATAGCGGACGAGCGTTGGTCGCCTGCCAGAAAAGCGTTGATCATCAACAGTCGCGTTCAGGCTGCGAACACCTTGTTCGAATTACTTCGTACGCATCCTCACCAGGTCAAAACGATCGTCGCGGCTTCGGCAGTAGGATATTTCGGTGATCGCGGCGAGCAGCTCGTCGACGAAGCGGCGGCACCCGGCCGAGGATTTCTCTCCGACTCCTGCGTCGCCTGGGAGCGGGCGCTTTCCCGCTTTTCGGAACTGGGAATCCGGATCGTGATCCTACGCGTCGGTTTCGTACTCAGTCGGCAGGGAGGAGCCCTTCCGGTGATGCGCAAACCGGTCGATTGGTTGCTGGGCGCTCCCCTTGGTTCAGGAAAGCAATACATCTCCTGGATCGACCTCGACGATCTGGTCGGCATGTTCCGCTTCGCGATGGACCATCACCAGCTTCGGGGTACCTATAATGCTGTTGCGCCTGCGCCGGTCACCAACCGACAACTGGTATCCACGATCGGGAAGGTACTGCACCGTCCGGTCTGGCCGATTCCGGTTCCGGGATTTCTCCTGCAACTGGTACTCGGCGAGAAAGCCGTGCTTGTCACCGGTGGCCAGCGTGTTTCGGCCGATAAGATTCAAAGGGCCGGCTATCACTTTCACTTTCCTGCGCTCGAAGCTTCGCTGCGCCATCAACTCCTATGAAAGAGCATCTGACGTTTTTCTGGTTTCGCCGCGACCTCCGCCTGCACGATAACGCCGGTCTTTACCACGCCTTACGTTCCGGTCTTCCGGTACAGCCGGTGTTCATCTTCGACCGCAACATCCTGGATGCGCTCGAGGACCGTTCGGACCGTCGGGTTGTTTTCATCCATCAGCAACTGGAACGGCTGCAGAAAGAACTGAAGCAATTGGGCGCGACCCTGCTCGTTGGCTATGGTCGTCCGGCGGATTGCTGGAAGCGCTGGTCGGAAGAGTATTCGATCCGCAGTGTTTTTACGAATCACGATTACGAGCCCTACGCCACCCGGCGCGACAGCGAGCTCAGGCAGTTCTTCGACGAACGCGGGATCAGCTTTCACACCTTCAAGGACCAGGTGATCTTTGAAAAATCGGAAGTGATGAAAGACGACGGATCGCCGTACACGGTCTTTACTCCGTACATGAAGAAATGGCGTTCGCTCATTCGTCCCTTCTTCTTGAAATCCTATCCGACTGAACGCTACACTGCCAATTTCCTGCAACGCGATCCTTTGCAACTGCCTTCGCTGAAAGAGATGGGTTTTCATGAAGTGGAGTGCGCGTTTCCGGAATCCACCGTATCAACCGATCTCCTGCGTGACTATACGGACAAGCGCGACATCCCCGGCATTCGTGGTACCTCGCGCCTCAGTGTGCACCTGCGCTTCGGTACGATCAGTATTCGCGACCTCGTTCGAGAAGCATGGTCGGTGAGCGAGAAATGGGTGAATGAACTCATCTGGCGCGAGTTCTACCAGATGATCCTCTGGCATTTTCCGCATGTCACGGAGCGTTCATTCAAAGCGCAGTATGACCTGCTCGAATGGAAGAACGACGAGGAACTGTTCAGGGCCTGGTGTGAGGGTCGGACCGGTTATCCGATCGTCGACGCGGGCATGCGCGAGCTCAACGCGACCGGCTTCATGCACAACCGGGTGCGCATGATCACGGCGAGTTTCCTGACGAAGTTCCTGCTAATCGACTGGCGATGGGGCGAAGCTTACTTCGCTGCCAAACTCCTCGACTTCGAATTGGCCAGCAACAACGGCGGCTGGCAGTGGAGCGCAGGCACCGGTGTCGATGCCGCGCCCTACTTCCGCATCTTCAACATGGACGAACAGACCCGCAAGTTCGATCCCGACTTTTCCTACATCCGCCGCTGGGTCCCCGAGTTCCAGGAGCTGACCTATCCGCGTCCCATAGTCGATTACAAAACGGCGCGTCAGCGATGCCTGGAGTTTTATAAGGTGGGGTTGGAGGGGTAGGTTTTTGCATTTATTAAACGAGAATCTTCTGGCGATCTGATACATTTCGCTTGTGGGAAGTCATTGGAAGTATTGGGACTACCGAGCTTCGGCCGCGTACTTCATTACGATCAATTCGAACAGACGAATTGAATGGTTCGGAAAAAATGAAGGTGGTTCTATTCGATTCACTCCTGTCGGAGAGATTGCTGAACGATTTTGGAGGGAGATACCCGTGCATTTTCCGAATGTGGCACTTGGGCCATTCGTTGTAATGCCCGACCATTTGCATGGAATTATCATACTTGGTTCGAATGATTTTTTCAATGGGGATCGTGAAGGAGTTGTCAGTCGAAGAGCCAATATGTTACCGACTATTCCTGAGGAGTTATGGAAGATTAAAGAAGATCATTCAGTAGGTCGTTTTAGTATACTGGATAGCGGGCCAATCATTAACCCGCCCGGTGGTCGTTTGATCGAAGGCCCCCTAAATGAGTATTCCATTAACCCTCCCAGTGGACGTTCGATCGAACGTCCACTGGGAGGGTTAATGGAATGCCAGGATAAAACGACAGACTCACAATTGACGAATATGGAAATTGATCGAGCTCCTGCTGAACAATTACTACCTCAGCAATTCGATGAATGGATGGCTATGCGATATAAACTCGAAAAGGGGGTTGAAGCATCATTTCATTCAATTGTCGATCGCACCTATCGGTATTCTCCAGATACTCCCGTAGTTGAAAACCCCTTCTTCGTTCCATATCCTCTGGTGCAAGGGAGATTAAATCTCGGCAGATTTTATTTTGATCAGGAGACTAGGCTGAACACGCCGCCTTTCATGGATCACTTTTCCGCACGTTCTGAGGAGGAATTGAATATAGATTTACAGACCAGCTATATGTCGATGATCTCTCCTTTAAAGGGGTCTTTGTCTTTGATCATTCGTCAATACAAAGCAGCCGTTTCTAAACATGTCCGCCCTTTTTCGCCTTTATTTCGTTGGCAGAAGCGGTTTTTCGTTAAGATCATCACTGATCCGGTTGCCTATGAGAATATCGCACGGTATATACGAGAGAATCCAAGAGTGGCTTCTAAGTCGCGTTGATCCTCCGACTTCGTTTTCCTTTAAATGAATTCATTATCTTGTCCATCCCATTCACCACATCCAGTAATTCGATGAAAAAAACCCTCCTTCTCCTCATCCTTCTGGCTGCAGGCATGACCAGGCCGCTTCAGGCCCAGATCGCCCCCGGCGCCATCGCTCCGAATATCGTGGCGACCGATATCAATGGCAATAACTGGAACCTCTACGACCTGCTCGATCAGGGTAAGACGGTTTTTCTCGATGTGTTCGCTACCTGGTGCGGCCCGTGTTGGTCGTATCACAACTCGGGCGCGCTGGATGATTTTTACAATCAGTACGGTCCGGATGGCACCAACGAAATCATGGCGTTCATGATCGAAGGTGATGGTAGCACGACCATGGCCGACTTGCAAGGCACCGGTGGTAACACCGTAGGCAACTGGATCACCGGTACACCGATGCCGATCATCGACAACAGCGGCATCGCATCCGATTACCAGATCCGATACTTCCCGACGATCTTCATGATCTGCCCCGACCGCATCGTGCGTGAAGTGGGCCAGTTGAGCACGGTCGATCTGGAAGCCGTACGTGCCGAATGTTCGATCGCGACACAGGTCAACGACGCCGGTATCACCAACAGCATGATGTACCTGAACGGTACACCGGCCGGCTGCGGTAACCTGAACATCAATTACCGCTTGTGCAACTACGGAACGGATGCACTTACGTCCGCTACCATTACCCTGCGTGACGGTGCAACTACGATCGATACGTACAACTGGACGGGTAACCTCGCGACCTACGAATCCATCCCCCTGGCATTCAACGGTGTTAACGGCGTCATGGGCGCCAACACCATTTCGGTCGTCGTGTCGGATCCGAACGGACAATCCGATGGCAACACGACCAATGATGAGCGCAGCGTGCAATTCACGATCTTCAACTCCGTTGGCGGACCTGCTGTCAGTGAGACATTTGCCAGTGCAAGCTTCCCGCCCTCCGGCTGGTCGGAGTTGAATGGCGGTGACGTGGCTGGATGGGAATACAGTACTGCCGGTCTGAATGGCGCCGGATCCGCCAAGATGAATTTCGTGTACTCCCCGGCAGGCGATTTCGACGCGATCGTGATGCCGACCATGGACATGACGGGCTACGACAATGCCGTTCTCACCTTCGATATCGCGGCTGCCCGTTATGGCACTTCGAACGACAACCTCAAAGTGAAAGTCTCCTACAACTGCGGCCTGACGTGGACCACCTTGTACAACAAGACCGGGGCAGCGCTTGCCACCGTGGGTTCGCAAACCTCCATTTTCACACCGACCAATGCGAACCAATGGCGCGCCGAGTCCATTAACCTGAACAACTACCTGACGCGACCGGCTTTACTGGTCAAGTTTGAAGCGTTCAGTAATCAGGGAAACAACCTGTATCTCGACAACATCAACATGAGCCTGACCACCGGCCTGAATATAGTTAACCGCGCTCTCGATTTCTCCCTGTCGCCGAACCCGGCCCGCTCGCTTGCTATGGTCAACTTCAGTCTGGCTAAGCAGCAGGCCGTACAACTCAGTGTGCTGGATGCGCAGGGCCGGATCGTCTACGCGTTTGATGAAACCTCCGTGCTTCCTGGCGACCATCAGCTCTTTGTTCCGGTCTCCGGACTGGCAGAAGGTATCTACCTCGTCCGCCTGCAAGGCGAAGACGGACAGCAGCTTCGCCGCTTGGTCGTAGAATAATCATCCTGTGGTGGACGGAACGCTCCCGGTCTTGTGGTCCGGGAGCGTTCTTTTTTGTAAGAAATCCTGCTGCATTTGGTTGTTAATTCTGCTGCGTATGTAACCCTGTCGGTGTCGTACGTAATAAGAAGGAATGATTACCCGTGAACTTGATCTCATCGGCGAATTGACCTCGCCGCTTTTCCGAATTCTGTGGACGCACGATGCCGATGAACCCGCGCGTCGCCAGTTCGAGAACAACATCGTGGCGTTTCATATCGGGAAGGGTTATATCCTGACCGTCGCCCACAACCTGCGATCGGAAGCGCCTTTGATCAAGTCGCTGCCGGATGCCGTTTACCAGGCGGAGATACGTCCACGTCTGCCGGACTTGCAACGGCAGGTGTTTGAACAACTGTATCCGCTCGATCAAAGCAACGGCCGGCGTTATCCGCGCCTGACCGCGGCGAACGATGCGCGAAACATCGGGGAGTTCCTGAGACAGAATAATATCGATACCCGCTGGATCACGCTGATGCGCCAGCAAGTTTGCCGGCCGCAGCTCATTCTGCAGTTTAAGCATCCGGAATACTTCGGCGATGCGAAACTTGCAGCCGGCTTCAGCCCCACGCGCAGATTTCACGAGCCGGCGATCAACCGACATACGTTTCTGGTCGACCTCGAACTAGTCGAAGCATTTTTTCGCGAAGACATCGCGCTTTACCGGATCCTTGATTTGCCGCAAGCGATGCTTGACAAGATCCCGTTTGTGGAACCGGACTTCGGCTTGCTCGATGCCTTTCCGTCCGATTTGTATTGTCTTCAAAGTTCCCCGAACAGTGAAGTGGGCCGACTCCTGAACCGTGCCGTCGTAGAAGGCTATCTCGAACACTTCGGCATGTTCCCCGACCGTATCGGGGGGCATTATACGTTAGAGGGCATGCGTTACCTGATCAAAGGATATTTCCGTTTCGGTTCATCCGGTGCGCCGTACATCCGGAGGAATGAACAGGGCCGCTTCGTTGTCAACGCGATCCAAAGCGAAGCCAGTCCCATCCAGTTGTCGATCGGCAACGCACGAGAAGGGAATTTCCAATATGTGAACGCGATCGCGTCGCCTTTGTCCGGCATCGAAGAGCAATTGAGGAATCATCTCAACGTTTCGGCCTGATTTCGTTTTGCGAATCCCGCATTCTTTTTCATTTGAGAAAGTGCGCAAGACAATTTTGTAATAAACCTTTCATTTTTACGCTAACCGACAGCCGGTGCTCCCGTTACCATCTATAAGGAATAATGGACCCGGTTACGCCAATTTTAAGGCAAATTTCAAGGATATTGATCCTTTGGCTACTCATCCTGGTAGCAGGGGATCGATCCGTCTGTACCGCAGCGAATGTCGGTGTCCAGGCCGCCTTTGTAAAGAACAATACGATCCAGGATGCCAGCGAGGTAGCAGCGAATGTCCTGCGGATTGTCAACTACACCAACAAGAAGGTCCGATTCGGTGTCTCGGTTGGATTACCGGCGGGTTGGATCACGCTGGGTAATCGCGATCGCATGATCGACTTACCGGCCGGTGACTCCGTCTTTATTCCGGTTCGTGCGATACCCGACCGACAGGCGAAGGGCGGCACCAGCTATGTGTTGTCCGCCATCTTGCGTTCCGAGCAGGATCAACAGTTCGCGGCCGACAACTGGTACGTAACCATCAAGTCGCATTCCGACTGGCGGGTAAATGTTCCGCAGCGACAGATCTATTTCACCAATGGTTCCGACTCGGCCAACTTCAGCGTTCAGATCAGCAACCAGGGAAACTCGGACGAGAGCATCCGATTGGTATTCCTGCCGGATCGCCGGATTCAGTTACTCGATCCTGTAACGAAACAACCCGCCGCGCTGACGATCACCTGCGATCTTCCCGTAGGGCACGATACCGTTGTGCGGTACGCGGTACGAAAGGTGACGGAGCAGCGCCGCTCGGCGGGGAAAAAAGACCTGACCGCTGCCGCGGATCCGAACCGGGAGAGCTATCCCGTACAAGTGCTCGCCCGATCAGCCGGAGGAACCGGCAACCGAAGCTGGAGCGGCAACATCACCTTCGCCCGGGTCGGTAACCGGGTCGCGCAGCATCTTTATTCGGGAAACGCGTTGCCGTTGACCATGGAAGTCAACCTGTTCGACGTATTGACGGACGGAACCACGATGTCGCTCGATCTATACGGCAGTACGAACCTGCGCAACAACGCCTTCCTGACGTATCGCCTCCAAAGCGTCTTTATCACGAACTACCTCAACGAGCAGGCGTTCCTCGGACAGAACCATTACATCGGTTACTTCTCCAACCGGTACACGGTGGAAGCAGGAGAAGTAAACGGATGGGGAAGGAGTTTGCTGACGGGCCGGGGATTGAAGGCATCGGTGAAGGTGCGGAATGAAACCATTGGGGCTATCTATGTCCGCGGACCGGGTTTATTCCGCAACAACCCGAACAGCGGATATGGTCTCTATCATCAGCATGCTAAAGGCCCGTTGACCTGGAGCAATTATTTTACGCGGAACGAGAACCGGCAGTTGAAACTCACCACCAATGCCGCCAACACCTACGCGAGTTACAAGGCCGCACCTGGTCACCAGCTGGGTTTTGGTATGGGCATGTCGTCCGAGCGGTTCCGTCCGGATACTGCGGAGGGAAGCTTCGGTGCCGGCTACGGTTTCGACGCGAACTACTCGGGTACATACGGTCCGTATGGCTTCTTCGCCAACTATAATTACGGTTCTTCCCAATACGCCTTGTATCGCGGCGTCCGCATGTTCAATACGCGGCTTTCCTGGGCGATCTCACAAGACCGGAATCTTTCCCTGAACACCCAGCATTTCACCCAGCGTCCCGAGTATTTCGTCAACGGCCGGATCATCGATGGGCCGTTCCTGCGGAACCAGCGGTATGAATTGCGTTACGGCATCTTCATGCCGAAGGCGATGATCGCCTTCCGGCCACTCTACCAGTTCGACGAGAACCCGCGCATTCGTGTGCGGACAACCGGTATGGGCTTCGACTACAATGTGCGGAACAACGAAGCCATGCGTGTTTCGACCAACCTCTTCATGGGGTATGGGTTTGCACCTACGGTCGGACTTGATCCCTTCTTCCTGGCGCGTGCCGGCGTGTATGCACGTTGGAACACCACCTTCCTCAGCCTGCGTTATTTCTATGGTCCCAACCAGTTGCAGGAACAGATCCGGTTCATCAGCTATCGGATCAATCCGCAATCGGTATTCCTGACCGGATCGAACGACTATTGGTTCGGCAACGGAAAGTTCGTGCTGACGACCACGGGTAATCTGTTTTACGAAACATTCTATAAGCGATTGAACACGCGCATTCGTCCTGAGTTGTTCTATTTCACGAACACCGGATTTCGTTTTTCCATGTATGTCTCCTGGGTGCGAAACGCCCAAGGTTCCAACCCGGTCTTGAACGAGATCACCGGAGAGGAAACCTTCGAACCCGTTGCCAATGCGGACTTCAACATCGGCTTCGGCGTGAAGAAGCAGCTTGGCGTTCCCTTGCCGGGTCCGAAATATATTTCCACGAAAGTGATCGTATTCCGCGACATGAACGGCAACCGCCGCCAGGACGGACAGGAAGATGGTGTGGAAAACATCCTGGTGACCATCCGGCCCAAGCGCGTGGAGGGTGGTGATACCTTAAGTTACAGCATCGTACACGGGGAGGATTTCATCACGGATAAGAAAGGCGAAGTGTGGTACGATAACATCACACCCGGAATCTATTACATGCGGATGAGCGCACTCGTCGGACAAGGCGACTGGTTCACCGGCGAGGAACAAGAGGTTGTGGTGCGGAAAGGCGAACCGGTTTATCTGCCGCTGAACCGGGGCTTGCGTCTGAACGGTAGCATCCTCGTGGATCGCGATAAGTACTCGGGTGGAGGAGAAGGTACAATGGACCTGTCCCGCATTCGCATCACCGCGATCGATTCGCTGGGTCATACGTACACCTGCCTTTCGGAACGCGACGGAACATTCAATTTGCAATTGCCGATGGGAAAATATACGCTGACGGCGAACGAAGCCGCGCTCGGAGACGGGTTCCTGTTCCTCCGCAACAAGATCGAGCTGGACCTGACCCGCTATGTGGAGAACTACAGCGTGACGTTCAATGTCGTAGAACGTAAGAGAAAGGTCGAAATTAAGCGGTTTGGTGGCAGTGAAAAGCGATAAATGCAGCAACCCGACCCGTAACCCGGCGTAACACCTTCAGAAAATCCAACCAACCAAACGAATATTCATCATGAAGCTCCGCAGTCTTATTCTCATGCTCCTGGGTTCCTGCCTGATGCCTTTATTGGCAGGCGCGCAAAGTGTAAGCATGTCGCCGAGCCGCCTCTATTATAAGGTGGATGTCGGAGCGTACAAGACGCAAACCGTTACCGTCACGAACAATTCTTCAGTCCGACAGGCCTTCAACGTTTCGTTCGGTGACTTCGAGCCGGCCGGTTATCAGGGCAAGAGCAAGTTTATGCAAGCCGGTGAGAGCGAACATTCCTGTTCGGAATGGTTGACCGCTACGCCTTCGTTCTTCGAACTCGATCCGGGTCAATCGCAAAAGGTACAGGTGCTGCTGCAAGTACCGACCTCGCCCGAAGCGAACAAAGTGAAGTGGGCCGCCATGCGCGTCAAACTCACCAAGGAACGTAAGTCGAACGACATCGCCGACAAGAATGCGATCGGCATGGGCGTCACTGAAACGTTCCAGTTCGTAGTGCACATCTTCCAGACGCCGCCGACGGTAACGACGAAGAGTGCCGACATCATCGATTTCCGCGAATCAACGACCGCTCAGGATACGAGCCGGGTCTATTCCATGCGTGTAAAGAATACTGGAGAAGCGATCCTGGATTGCGCCTCTTATATAGAACTGACCAACCTGAGTACCGGCGAAGAACTGCGCCTGAAGCCTTTGGCTTACACCGTGCTTCCGGGTTCGGAACGCGAAGTGCGTTTTAA
This genomic stretch from Bacteroidota bacterium harbors:
- the rpsB gene encoding 30S ribosomal protein S2; translated protein: MSRVTYQDLLEAGAHFGHLKSKWNPKMAPYIFMEARGIHIIDLNKTVAKVDEAAAALKQIAKSGKKILFVATKKQAKEIVANAAGKVNMPFIVERWPGGMLTNFATVRKSVKKMGQYEKMETDGTFANISKKERLMITRAKSKMEKFLGSISDLGRLPAALFIIDINKEHIAVAEAQKLNIPTFAITDTNTDPSQVDFAIPANDDATKSISLIVETMVKAIEEGLSERKMDKEMDKEKEEETGEGATAASAETSEEK
- a CDS encoding molecular chaperone, translating into MKLRSLILMLLGSCLMPLLAGAQSVSMSPSRLYYKVDVGAYKTQTVTVTNNSSVRQAFNVSFGDFEPAGYQGKSKFMQAGESEHSCSEWLTATPSFFELDPGQSQKVQVLLQVPTSPEANKVKWAAMRVKLTKERKSNDIADKNAIGMGVTETFQFVVHIFQTPPTVTTKSADIIDFRESTTAQDTSRVYSMRVKNTGEAILDCASYIELTNLSTGEELRLKPLAYTVLPGSEREVRFNIPRNQPKGRYSLMGVVDYGNRDNVQAAEMEITIE
- a CDS encoding T9SS type A sorting domain-containing protein, with protein sequence MKKTLLLLILLAAGMTRPLQAQIAPGAIAPNIVATDINGNNWNLYDLLDQGKTVFLDVFATWCGPCWSYHNSGALDDFYNQYGPDGTNEIMAFMIEGDGSTTMADLQGTGGNTVGNWITGTPMPIIDNSGIASDYQIRYFPTIFMICPDRIVREVGQLSTVDLEAVRAECSIATQVNDAGITNSMMYLNGTPAGCGNLNINYRLCNYGTDALTSATITLRDGATTIDTYNWTGNLATYESIPLAFNGVNGVMGANTISVVVSDPNGQSDGNTTNDERSVQFTIFNSVGGPAVSETFASASFPPSGWSELNGGDVAGWEYSTAGLNGAGSAKMNFVYSPAGDFDAIVMPTMDMTGYDNAVLTFDIAAARYGTSNDNLKVKVSYNCGLTWTTLYNKTGAALATVGSQTSIFTPTNANQWRAESINLNNYLTRPALLVKFEAFSNQGNNLYLDNINMSLTTGLNIVNRALDFSLSPNPARSLAMVNFSLAKQQAVQLSVLDAQGRIVYAFDETSVLPGDHQLFVPVSGLAEGIYLVRLQGEDGQQLRRLVVE
- a CDS encoding deoxyribodipyrimidine photo-lyase, whose translation is MKEHLTFFWFRRDLRLHDNAGLYHALRSGLPVQPVFIFDRNILDALEDRSDRRVVFIHQQLERLQKELKQLGATLLVGYGRPADCWKRWSEEYSIRSVFTNHDYEPYATRRDSELRQFFDERGISFHTFKDQVIFEKSEVMKDDGSPYTVFTPYMKKWRSLIRPFFLKSYPTERYTANFLQRDPLQLPSLKEMGFHEVECAFPESTVSTDLLRDYTDKRDIPGIRGTSRLSVHLRFGTISIRDLVREAWSVSEKWVNELIWREFYQMILWHFPHVTERSFKAQYDLLEWKNDEELFRAWCEGRTGYPIVDAGMRELNATGFMHNRVRMITASFLTKFLLIDWRWGEAYFAAKLLDFELASNNGGWQWSAGTGVDAAPYFRIFNMDEQTRKFDPDFSYIRRWVPEFQELTYPRPIVDYKTARQRCLEFYKVGLEG
- the rpsI gene encoding 30S ribosomal protein S9, with protein sequence MIHAIGRRKTSVARVYLTPGNGDIKINNRDFKEYFPVGPLQYIVTHAQSVVNAKENFDVTVNVMGGGIRGQAEAIRLGIARALVKVSEENKSPLRKEGLMTRDPRMVERKKPGQRKARKRFQFSKR
- the rplM gene encoding 50S ribosomal protein L13 produces the protein MNAVSYKTVSANAKTVKKEWVLIDATDMVVGRLSTQVAMILRGKTKPSYTPHVDCGDNVVIINADKVRFTGNKLVDKTYVRYTGYPGGQRFATPKDVLNRFPERVLEHAIRGMLPKNRLGRELFRNLHVYAGTAHPHAGQQPKQIKIA
- a CDS encoding TIGR01777 family protein, whose protein sequence is MQHPAPVLITGGSGLIGSAITEALTHDRIPVRWYSRQKLQPSSGVQVFAWNPANGSADAAALTGVETIIHLAGAGIADERWSPARKALIINSRVQAANTLFELLRTHPHQVKTIVAASAVGYFGDRGEQLVDEAAAPGRGFLSDSCVAWERALSRFSELGIRIVILRVGFVLSRQGGALPVMRKPVDWLLGAPLGSGKQYISWIDLDDLVGMFRFAMDHHQLRGTYNAVAPAPVTNRQLVSTIGKVLHRPVWPIPVPGFLLQLVLGEKAVLVTGGQRVSADKIQRAGYHFHFPALEASLRHQLL